Proteins encoded in a region of the Salinicoccus sp. RF5 genome:
- a CDS encoding DUF438 domain-containing protein: protein MSIMATDVSKVRPLLQRMNEGEPVESLMEDFNTALKEMKPGEMFGAIIEVKYVEKDITIHDIKEFLDIHEHLYHKSITDIHISKDDCHPLHVLEKENRLLSGSLEIIGHLLECYEAGDETMVETLIAEVVRFEDITCHFNRKEKLYFPILERRGIYTLPRKMWAQHDTIRLLLRALRKRVEKIGDIEFRHVQKSFEDLRDACGEMMLEESYLFIPLTQSLFKEEDWSAIAAESSAFGYAIEYVGKYRKGNSCSGKQPAPLDDTVHMQFGGGYLTAKEANLILNHLPVEITFVDRNGLFKYFNEIGGAEEMMFIRTPLSIGRNVANCHPPKSTKKVMHIIHDLKKRKKESETMWFRKKDKYVHVTYKAVFDETGDFMGILEYVQDIQPFFELPRKVKRHSSPQ from the coding sequence ATGTCCATAATGGCAACAGATGTCAGCAAGGTAAGGCCGCTGCTGCAAAGGATGAATGAAGGAGAGCCGGTGGAGAGTTTAATGGAGGACTTCAATACGGCACTCAAGGAAATGAAGCCGGGTGAAATGTTTGGTGCGATTATAGAAGTGAAATATGTCGAGAAGGATATCACCATACATGACATCAAGGAGTTTCTGGACATTCATGAGCATCTCTATCATAAGTCGATTACTGATATCCATATATCAAAAGATGACTGCCATCCACTGCATGTGCTGGAAAAGGAGAACAGGCTGCTTTCCGGTTCCCTCGAGATCATCGGACATCTCCTCGAGTGTTATGAGGCGGGGGATGAGACGATGGTGGAGACGCTCATCGCGGAAGTGGTGCGATTTGAAGACATCACCTGCCACTTCAACAGGAAGGAGAAGCTTTATTTCCCGATTCTCGAGCGCCGCGGCATCTACACGCTTCCACGGAAGATGTGGGCGCAGCATGACACGATACGCCTTCTGCTCCGGGCCTTGAGGAAACGGGTGGAGAAGATCGGCGACATCGAATTCCGTCATGTACAGAAATCATTCGAAGATTTGAGGGATGCATGCGGTGAAATGATGCTTGAGGAGTCCTATCTCTTCATACCGCTGACCCAGTCCCTCTTCAAAGAAGAGGATTGGTCGGCGATTGCAGCCGAGAGCAGTGCCTTCGGCTATGCGATAGAGTACGTCGGCAAGTACCGTAAAGGAAACAGCTGCTCCGGTAAGCAGCCTGCCCCGCTCGATGATACAGTACATATGCAGTTTGGCGGAGGTTATCTGACCGCTAAGGAAGCGAATCTGATCCTGAACCATCTCCCTGTGGAAATCACATTCGTCGATCGTAATGGGCTGTTCAAGTACTTCAATGAAATCGGGGGAGCCGAAGAGATGATGTTCATACGTACACCACTATCCATCGGCAGGAATGTCGCCAACTGCCATCCGCCGAAGAGCACCAAGAAGGTGATGCATATCATCCATGACCTGAAGAAGAGGAAGAAGGAGTCCGAGACGATGTGGTTCAGGAAGAAGGACAAGTATGTCCACGTCACGTACAAGGCAGTTTTTGATGAAACAGGTGATTTCATGGGGATTCTGGAGTACGTCCAGGATATCCAGC
- a CDS encoding methionine gamma-lyase family protein → MEYTETDINQLVEEAIEEIDPTIRENKKIARRNFRKVMQAFHENGVAESDFSGTTGYGYDDVGRDKLEEIYRMVFRSEDALVRSQIISGTHAISLVLLALLEAGDELIYISGEPYDTLAKVIGSSDKDIGSLREKGVHYRSIDLVDDRFDEAAVMESITDRTKMIAIQRSRGYSMRKSLTIREMEEMISRIKAEYPDIIVFVDNCYGEFVETREPIEAGADVIAGSLIKNPGGGLAKMGGYIAGNADLITRISYRLTVPGIGKEMGASLNANTDMYQGFFMAPHAVVESLNGAVLTSHLLSKAGLATDPAPDAERTDLIQSVSFNTEAEMITFTQMIQKASPVNSQFLPVPSDIPGYEDPVIMAAGTFVQGASLELSADGPVRAPYTVFVQGGLVFEHVVHALEMALLEMREKGMIML, encoded by the coding sequence GTGGAGTATACAGAAACAGATATCAACCAGCTGGTCGAGGAGGCGATCGAGGAGATCGATCCGACCATCAGGGAGAACAAAAAGATTGCAAGGAGAAATTTCAGGAAGGTCATGCAGGCATTCCATGAAAATGGGGTGGCCGAAAGCGACTTCTCGGGCACCACAGGCTATGGATATGATGATGTCGGGCGTGACAAGCTTGAAGAGATCTACCGCATGGTCTTCAGGAGTGAAGATGCCCTCGTCCGAAGCCAGATCATCTCAGGTACCCACGCGATCAGCCTGGTGCTGCTCGCACTGCTCGAGGCGGGGGATGAACTCATCTATATCAGCGGGGAACCCTATGATACGCTCGCCAAGGTCATCGGAAGTTCCGACAAGGATATCGGCAGCCTACGTGAGAAGGGCGTCCACTACCGGTCCATCGACCTAGTGGATGACCGGTTCGATGAAGCGGCGGTCATGGAGTCCATAACAGACCGGACGAAGATGATCGCCATCCAGCGCTCCCGTGGCTACAGCATGCGCAAGTCGCTGACCATCAGGGAGATGGAGGAGATGATCAGCAGGATAAAAGCGGAGTATCCGGACATCATTGTCTTCGTAGACAACTGCTACGGGGAGTTTGTGGAGACCCGTGAACCGATTGAGGCCGGTGCGGATGTCATCGCCGGCAGCCTGATCAAGAACCCAGGCGGCGGGCTTGCCAAAATGGGCGGCTATATTGCGGGAAATGCAGATCTGATCACACGGATCAGCTACCGGCTCACCGTGCCCGGCATCGGCAAGGAGATGGGAGCAAGCCTGAATGCGAACACTGACATGTACCAGGGCTTTTTCATGGCCCCCCATGCGGTAGTGGAGAGCCTGAACGGAGCCGTACTGACGAGCCACCTGCTGTCGAAGGCGGGACTGGCAACAGATCCGGCGCCTGATGCAGAACGGACAGATCTGATCCAGAGTGTGTCGTTCAATACGGAGGCGGAGATGATCACCTTCACCCAGATGATACAGAAGGCATCGCCCGTCAATTCCCAGTTCCTTCCCGTGCCGAGCGATATACCGGGATACGAGGATCCGGTCATCATGGCCGCCGGCACTTTTGTGCAGGGGGCATCCCTCGAACTCAGTGCAGACGGACCGGTCAGGGCGCCCTATACCGTATTCGTCCAGGGCGGCCTCGTATTCGAGCATGTCGTCCATGCGCTCGAAATGGCACTTCTCGAGATGCGGGAGAAGGGCATGATTATGCTTTAG
- a CDS encoding glutathione peroxidase, producing the protein MKTHLYDIEVHDATGTRLRMEDFAGKVVLIVNTASECSFRNQLSELEFLYQKYRDEGLEILVFPSDDFMNSEPLDAQAAKTHYRNEYGVTFRVMEKVQVKGDGIHPLFKYLTEGRSGLFTNTVKWNFTKFLISREGRIVNRFPPQKSPMSLEEDVKNVLRG; encoded by the coding sequence ATGAAGACGCATCTATATGATATAGAAGTTCATGATGCTACCGGTACAAGGCTGCGTATGGAGGATTTTGCAGGCAAGGTCGTCCTCATCGTCAATACGGCCAGCGAATGCAGTTTCCGCAACCAGCTTTCCGAACTTGAATTCCTCTATCAGAAATACAGGGACGAAGGGCTCGAGATTCTCGTGTTCCCTTCAGATGATTTCATGAATTCCGAACCGCTTGATGCCCAGGCCGCCAAAACCCATTACCGCAATGAATACGGCGTGACGTTCAGGGTCATGGAAAAGGTACAGGTCAAAGGGGACGGCATCCATCCCCTATTCAAATATCTGACCGAGGGCAGAAGCGGCCTGTTCACCAATACAGTAAAATGGAATTTCACGAAGTTCCTCATTTCAAGGGAAGGCCGGATCGTAAACCGGTTTCCACCGCAGAAATCACCCATGTCATTGGAAGAGGATGTAAAGAATGTCCTCAGAGGTTAA
- the hflX gene encoding GTPase HflX: protein MSNTYTGVIIAVNTPKRKDIHTEVEELRSLAESVGIEIIGVHIQNRTTKDPKSYVGTGFLAEASESYDADEEIDYTIVNDEITASQNRAIEAVMDTKVIDRTQVILDIFSMRAQSKAGQLQVELAQLQYLVPRLKGQGINLSRLGAGIGTRGPGETKLETDRRHINQRIKEIKKQLKVVEAHRERYREKRNRNQVVKVSLIGYTNAGKSSLFNTMAKSDTYEENALFATLDPKTRQVTLPSGFECILSDTVGFIQNLPTTLVESFKSTLEEAADSDFLIHVIDNSSDNLETHYDTVKQLISQLNMEHIPSIVFFNKTDIDDGRYYTPGEAHAYVNKDMLPQDILEVLEDFMKTYMEEYEAELPMSEPQKIYDLKRYTIVDEQEIDEEAGTYRLKGYEPPGSWSRRISERNEA from the coding sequence GTGTCAAACACATACACCGGCGTCATCATTGCAGTGAATACGCCGAAAAGAAAAGACATTCATACAGAAGTGGAAGAACTCCGGAGCCTGGCTGAATCGGTCGGCATAGAAATCATCGGCGTCCACATCCAGAACAGGACGACCAAGGATCCGAAATCCTACGTCGGTACAGGCTTCCTCGCAGAGGCATCCGAGAGCTATGATGCAGATGAAGAGATAGACTATACGATCGTCAATGACGAGATCACAGCCAGCCAGAACCGGGCGATAGAGGCTGTCATGGACACGAAGGTCATTGACCGCACACAGGTCATACTGGATATATTCAGCATGCGGGCACAGTCGAAGGCCGGTCAGCTGCAGGTCGAGCTGGCCCAGCTGCAGTATCTTGTTCCAAGGCTGAAGGGCCAGGGCATCAATCTGTCCCGTCTCGGTGCCGGCATCGGGACGCGGGGACCTGGGGAAACGAAGCTCGAAACCGACCGCAGGCACATCAACCAGCGGATAAAGGAGATAAAGAAGCAGCTCAAAGTCGTGGAGGCCCATCGTGAGAGGTACCGGGAAAAGAGGAACCGCAACCAGGTCGTGAAGGTTTCGCTGATCGGCTATACGAATGCAGGGAAATCCTCGCTGTTCAATACGATGGCGAAAAGTGATACCTATGAAGAGAACGCGCTCTTCGCCACGCTCGATCCGAAGACGAGGCAGGTCACGCTTCCATCCGGGTTCGAATGCATCCTGTCCGACACCGTCGGCTTCATCCAGAATCTGCCGACGACACTCGTCGAAAGCTTCAAGTCCACCCTTGAGGAAGCGGCCGACAGTGACTTCCTGATCCATGTCATCGACAATAGTTCAGACAACCTGGAAACCCACTACGACACTGTGAAGCAGCTCATCTCCCAGCTCAATATGGAGCATATCCCTTCAATCGTCTTCTTCAACAAGACGGATATCGATGACGGGCGCTACTACACACCGGGTGAGGCGCATGCGTACGTCAACAAGGATATGCTGCCCCAGGATATACTCGAAGTGCTGGAAGACTTCATGAAGACGTACATGGAGGAGTATGAGGCCGAGCTGCCGATGTCGGAACCGCAGAAGATCTATGACCTCAAGCGGTATACCATCGTCGATGAGCAGGAAATCGATGAAGAGGCGGGGACATACAGGCTCAAAGGCTACGAACCACCCGGCTCATGGAGCCGGAGAATTTCAGAAAGAAACGAGGCATAA
- the hfq gene encoding RNA chaperone Hfq produces MTNGDLQDKFLSEFKESEVEVTVFLVNGFQMRGTVIDFDKFVIQLHSGGKNHLIYKHAISTFTK; encoded by the coding sequence ATGACTAATGGCGATCTACAGGATAAGTTTCTCAGCGAATTCAAGGAGTCCGAAGTCGAGGTTACCGTATTTCTGGTGAACGGTTTTCAGATGAGGGGTACCGTCATCGATTTTGATAAATTCGTCATCCAGCTCCACTCCGGCGGCAAGAACCACCTGATCTATAAGCATGCCATCAGCACATTCACAAAATAG
- the mutL gene encoding DNA mismatch repair endonuclease MutL, whose amino-acid sequence MSPIKVLDSAIQNKIAAGEVVERPSSVVKELAENSIDAHATQVEVFIEESGMKQIRIVDNGDGIHHTDGPLLFQRHATSKIDTDYDLFQIRSLGFRGEALASIGAVAKVTVETKHTTGNPVFIRFEGGNLVEQIPGKERQGTDITITDLFFNTPARLKYMRSMRTESGKIIDIIQRMALANPGISFRLVLDGQEKIMTKGNGNLKEVISDIYGLNVARHAVEIEANDADFAIRGYAIRPEINRSNRNYLNISVNRRFIKNFMLSQSIVNAYHTLLSKDKYPIVVIDIKMDPKLVDVNVHPSKIEVRFSKERELNKLLETAISRHIKDEMLIPDVSREKPRRQEKPTQETLDFTAERSAPPKAGPPVQEAPRTREDQSTQLDYRVVPERTVLKETRARKPELSAPPKRRDTPASVPHTHPGEKEREKLPYLEIVGQLHGTYIILQNDTGMYMMDQHAAQERIKYEYYSENIVQGEGDGIPLLIPYTFEFPMNDIIAIDDRLKRLRSLGFEIEKTGIRQYSVTRYPNWIDERNPEADIEELIHFVSSKEDFSVNQYKEEMAIMMSCKRSIKANHYLDRPQIEALLESLRACRSPYTCPHGRPVIIHMSTYEIERMFNRIMK is encoded by the coding sequence ATGAGTCCGATCAAAGTACTGGACAGTGCGATACAGAACAAGATAGCCGCGGGTGAAGTGGTGGAGCGTCCGAGCTCCGTCGTCAAGGAGCTGGCCGAAAACTCCATCGATGCCCATGCGACACAGGTGGAAGTGTTCATAGAGGAATCAGGGATGAAGCAGATCCGCATCGTCGACAACGGGGACGGCATCCATCATACGGATGGACCGTTGCTGTTCCAGCGGCATGCGACCAGCAAGATCGATACCGACTATGACCTCTTCCAGATCCGTTCCCTCGGCTTCCGCGGGGAAGCGCTCGCCAGCATCGGCGCCGTGGCGAAAGTCACGGTTGAGACGAAGCACACTACTGGGAATCCGGTATTCATCCGCTTCGAAGGCGGAAACCTGGTCGAGCAGATTCCGGGCAAGGAGCGGCAGGGGACGGACATCACCATAACGGACCTCTTCTTCAACACACCAGCGCGGCTGAAGTACATGCGTTCCATGCGCACGGAAAGCGGCAAGATCATCGACATCATCCAGCGCATGGCACTTGCGAATCCCGGCATCAGCTTCCGGCTCGTCCTGGACGGCCAGGAGAAGATCATGACGAAGGGCAATGGCAACCTTAAGGAGGTCATCAGTGATATATACGGCCTGAACGTCGCCCGCCATGCGGTAGAAATCGAGGCCAATGATGCCGACTTTGCCATCCGTGGCTATGCCATCCGGCCGGAGATCAACCGCAGCAACAGGAATTACCTCAACATTTCCGTCAACCGCAGGTTCATCAAGAATTTCATGCTGTCACAGTCCATCGTGAACGCCTACCATACTTTGCTTTCGAAGGACAAGTATCCCATCGTGGTCATCGACATCAAAATGGATCCGAAACTGGTCGATGTGAATGTCCATCCATCGAAGATAGAAGTGCGCTTCTCGAAGGAGCGTGAGCTGAACAAACTGCTCGAGACGGCAATCAGCAGGCACATTAAGGACGAGATGCTGATTCCGGATGTCTCACGGGAGAAGCCGCGGCGGCAGGAGAAACCTACCCAGGAGACGCTGGACTTCACTGCAGAGCGGTCGGCACCGCCTAAAGCAGGACCACCAGTACAGGAGGCCCCGAGAACCCGGGAAGACCAGAGCACACAATTGGACTACAGGGTAGTACCCGAGCGCACAGTACTTAAGGAGACGCGGGCCCGCAAGCCGGAATTGTCTGCGCCGCCAAAACGGCGGGATACGCCGGCGAGTGTTCCGCATACGCATCCTGGAGAGAAGGAGCGGGAAAAGCTGCCCTATCTCGAGATCGTCGGACAGCTGCATGGCACCTACATCATCCTGCAGAACGACACCGGAATGTATATGATGGACCAGCACGCCGCCCAGGAGCGGATCAAGTACGAATACTATTCGGAGAATATCGTCCAGGGGGAAGGCGACGGCATCCCGCTCCTCATCCCATACACATTCGAATTCCCGATGAATGATATAATAGCAATAGATGACAGGCTGAAGCGGCTCCGTTCCCTCGGCTTTGAAATTGAAAAGACGGGGATCAGGCAGTACTCAGTGACGCGCTATCCGAACTGGATCGATGAAAGGAATCCGGAAGCGGACATAGAGGAACTGATCCATTTCGTTTCATCGAAGGAGGACTTCTCGGTCAACCAGTATAAGGAGGAGATGGCGATCATGATGAGCTGCAAGCGGTCGATCAAGGCCAATCATTATCTCGACAGGCCGCAGATCGAAGCGCTGCTCGAATCCCTCAGGGCCTGCAGATCACCCTATACCTGTCCGCACGGCCGGCCGGTCATCATCCATATGAGCACTTATGAGATCGAGCGCATGTTCAACCGCATCATGAAATAG
- the mutS gene encoding DNA mismatch repair protein MutS, with the protein MATVTPMMQQYLNIKEEHPGVLLFYRLGDFYELFYDDAITASKVLEITLTSRDKKKDPIPMCGVPYHSAKGYIERLIDQGYKVAICEQMEDPKKTKGMVKREVVRIITPGTLIDDFGMDDGRSNYILALDEESGLFTAAYSDISTGEIFAFSTGDLGVLKSEIDRIRPREIVVEEGIEGLLSELYADPPVNTPFSNEVHFPLEYGTDITEGERETLDLLVAYIRAHNMKDLKHFRTVEKHRIKETMQLNYAALSNLELLESLQTKKTKGSLFWYLNRTETPMGKRKLRKWIERPLLRRKAIEERHEAVTVLLDHFIEREDMRSLLNNVYDIERLVGRLSFGNIDAKDFVQLRDSLQGLPAIAEMLERIGLLGTPLFRSFDILDDVHSLLADSLNDSPPKTIREGGIFREGYSSRLDEYRYISNNGRVWLNDYIERERERTGIKNLKVGFNKVFGYYIEISKGNAVNFDAEKFDYQRKQTLTNAERFITPELKEMESKLLSAQDESVILEYELFVALREHMEQFIPRLQTTADIISTLDCLVSFATVANEYRLVRPEFSEGELSITEGRHPVVEKVIGESTYVPNSLSMDQDTFIYLITGPNMSGKSTYMRQVAIISIMAQMGMYVPAEAAVLPIFDQIFTRIGASDDLASGKSTFMIEMMEANDALQNATEDSLLIFDEIGRGTSTYDGMSLAQAMLEYIHHHIGAKTLFSTHYHEMTRLSTELDHLKNVHVKATEYDGKLIFLHKVKPGPVERSYGIHVAKLAELPDEVTSRANALLKTFEQDGRVMGNEQLSLPLDDTEAFEAHPVINQLKSLDINQMTPLDAMMKLQELKNELEGE; encoded by the coding sequence ATGGCTACAGTAACACCGATGATGCAACAATATCTGAATATCAAGGAGGAGCACCCTGGCGTGCTGCTCTTCTATAGACTGGGTGATTTCTACGAGCTGTTCTACGATGATGCGATTACAGCGAGCAAGGTGCTTGAAATCACCCTGACATCACGGGACAAGAAGAAGGATCCCATCCCGATGTGCGGCGTGCCGTACCATTCTGCAAAGGGCTATATCGAGCGGCTGATCGACCAGGGATACAAGGTTGCCATCTGCGAACAGATGGAGGACCCGAAAAAGACGAAAGGCATGGTGAAGCGGGAAGTGGTGCGCATCATCACGCCGGGTACACTGATCGATGACTTCGGCATGGATGACGGCAGGAGCAACTACATTCTTGCACTGGATGAAGAATCCGGACTTTTCACCGCCGCCTATTCGGATATTTCGACCGGCGAGATATTTGCATTTTCGACCGGGGATCTTGGTGTGCTAAAGAGTGAAATCGACCGCATCCGGCCAAGGGAGATCGTGGTCGAGGAGGGCATCGAGGGCCTGCTGTCCGAGCTTTATGCCGACCCGCCGGTGAATACACCGTTTTCGAATGAGGTGCATTTCCCGCTCGAATACGGAACGGATATCACGGAAGGGGAACGGGAGACGCTCGATCTGCTCGTGGCCTATATCCGCGCCCACAACATGAAGGACCTGAAGCATTTCAGGACCGTGGAGAAGCACCGCATCAAGGAGACGATGCAGCTGAACTATGCGGCACTTTCCAATCTGGAGCTCCTTGAGAGCCTGCAGACGAAAAAGACGAAGGGCTCCCTGTTCTGGTACCTCAACCGGACGGAGACCCCGATGGGCAAGCGCAAACTGAGGAAATGGATCGAGCGCCCGCTGCTCCGCCGGAAGGCAATAGAAGAGCGGCATGAGGCCGTGACGGTCCTCCTCGACCACTTCATCGAGCGTGAGGACATGCGCAGCCTGCTCAACAATGTATATGATATCGAGCGGCTCGTCGGCCGGCTGAGTTTCGGCAACATCGATGCAAAGGACTTTGTACAGCTGAGGGATTCCCTCCAGGGGCTCCCAGCCATCGCGGAAATGCTCGAACGGATCGGACTGCTTGGTACGCCGCTGTTCCGGTCCTTCGACATTCTCGATGATGTCCACAGTCTGCTTGCGGATAGCCTCAATGATTCGCCGCCGAAGACCATCCGCGAGGGCGGCATCTTCAGGGAGGGCTACAGCAGCAGGCTCGATGAATACCGGTACATCTCAAACAACGGTAGGGTGTGGCTCAATGACTACATCGAACGCGAAAGGGAGCGTACCGGCATCAAGAACCTGAAGGTTGGATTCAACAAGGTGTTCGGATACTACATTGAAATCTCCAAAGGCAATGCGGTGAATTTCGATGCCGAAAAGTTCGATTACCAGCGCAAGCAGACGCTGACGAATGCAGAACGCTTCATCACACCGGAACTCAAGGAGATGGAGTCGAAACTGCTCAGTGCACAGGATGAGAGTGTCATACTCGAGTACGAGCTGTTCGTAGCGCTCCGTGAACATATGGAGCAGTTCATCCCACGGCTGCAGACGACGGCGGACATCATCAGCACATTGGACTGCCTCGTATCGTTTGCGACGGTGGCAAATGAATATCGTCTTGTGCGCCCTGAGTTCAGCGAAGGCGAACTGTCGATTACTGAAGGGCGCCACCCCGTGGTGGAGAAGGTGATCGGCGAGAGCACCTATGTACCGAACTCCCTCAGCATGGACCAGGATACATTCATCTATCTGATTACAGGACCGAACATGTCCGGCAAGAGTACCTATATGCGGCAGGTTGCCATCATCAGCATCATGGCTCAGATGGGCATGTATGTTCCGGCGGAAGCGGCAGTGCTGCCGATATTCGACCAGATATTCACCCGCATCGGTGCGAGTGATGACCTGGCCAGCGGGAAATCGACCTTCATGATCGAAATGATGGAGGCGAATGACGCCCTCCAGAATGCGACGGAGGACAGCCTCCTCATCTTCGATGAAATCGGGCGGGGCACTTCGACCTATGACGGCATGTCCCTGGCCCAGGCGATGCTTGAATACATCCACCATCATATCGGGGCGAAGACGCTGTTCTCCACCCACTACCATGAAATGACCCGGCTCAGCACAGAGCTTGACCATCTGAAGAATGTGCATGTGAAGGCGACGGAGTACGACGGCAAACTGATTTTCCTGCACAAAGTGAAGCCGGGACCGGTGGAGCGGAGCTACGGAATCCATGTGGCGAAGCTTGCCGAACTGCCGGATGAAGTCACAAGCCGGGCGAATGCCCTCCTGAAGACATTCGAACAGGACGGACGGGTGATGGGCAACGAACAGCTTTCACTTCCCCTTGATGACACGGAGGCATTTGAAGCGCATCCGGTCATCAATCAGCTGAAGTCGCTCGACATCAACCAGATGACGCCGCTTGATGCGATGATGAAGCTGCAGGAACTAAAAAACGAGCTTGAAGGCGAGTGA
- a CDS encoding alpha/beta fold hydrolase — translation MKISEQMIYNGGREIEATVFSPERPLCAIQLLHGMAEHKERYTEMMTWLAMNDCMVVMHDHRGHGRATGDEGHFDDFNLLIDDALAVSAVIPSGLPKFILGHSMGSIAARRLLEYGVYDGGIIVGTGNKDGLLDGIASKLLGTVAAAAPKVRSKTINRLAFLGYDAAFEGDRKNRWLSADDTNVKQYNGDPYCGFLMSNRALSEIVRHIRMSMKQGNLKRLDPEVPILLIGGREDPFSNRGKDIRKLARRYRRYADSVTVQLYDTSRHEVLFEKNREQVYNRLLEWVMRHV, via the coding sequence ATGAAGATCAGCGAACAGATGATATACAATGGAGGCAGGGAAATAGAGGCGACCGTCTTCTCGCCCGAAAGACCCCTCTGCGCGATCCAGCTCCTTCACGGCATGGCCGAGCATAAGGAGCGCTATACCGAGATGATGACATGGCTTGCGATGAACGACTGCATGGTGGTCATGCATGACCATCGCGGTCATGGCAGGGCCACCGGAGACGAAGGACACTTCGACGACTTCAACCTGCTGATCGATGATGCCCTGGCAGTGTCGGCAGTGATCCCCAGCGGCCTGCCGAAATTCATCCTCGGACATTCCATGGGCTCCATCGCAGCCAGGAGGCTCCTTGAATATGGCGTATATGATGGCGGCATCATCGTCGGCACAGGGAACAAGGATGGCCTCCTTGACGGCATTGCATCGAAACTGCTGGGAACTGTGGCCGCAGCCGCACCAAAAGTGCGTTCCAAAACCATCAACAGGCTGGCCTTCCTGGGCTATGATGCAGCTTTTGAAGGGGACCGGAAGAACAGGTGGCTGTCCGCAGATGACACGAACGTCAAACAATACAACGGGGATCCATACTGCGGCTTCCTGATGAGCAACCGGGCGCTGTCCGAAATCGTGCGCCACATCAGGATGAGCATGAAGCAGGGAAACTTGAAGCGGCTGGATCCCGAGGTCCCCATACTCCTGATCGGTGGCAGAGAGGATCCATTCTCCAACAGGGGGAAGGATATACGGAAGCTCGCGCGGCGCTACCGCCGGTATGCAGATTCAGTGACCGTGCAGCTCTATGATACGAGCCGCCATGAAGTGCTGTTTGAAAAAAATCGTGAACAGGTCTATAACAGATTACTGGAATGGGTGATGAGACATGTCTGA
- the miaA gene encoding tRNA (adenosine(37)-N6)-dimethylallyltransferase MiaA, with protein MSEKKKLLILVGPTAIGKSQLGVEIAKRFNLEVISGDSMQVYQGMDIGTGKITDEEMDGVQHYMIDVMPPDTTFSVHQFQKHVDEIIDEFHEDGRVPFIVGGTGHYIRALIYGYEFDDEDDEEKRALTERFERMGTPILHNRLKSIDPKLAEEIHANNRKRVIRALVKHELSDRISNRIGPGYTDEMKYDTFIVGLTRDRKLIHSNIDARVDKMFEMGLEDEVRNLYQHRSLSKTAGAAIGYKEFLPYFEGEASLNDVKESIKQHTRQYAKRQLTFFRNQLPVKWYDLDSVNTDIIFEDIYQFLQAKERKKND; from the coding sequence ATGTCTGAAAAGAAGAAACTGCTTATACTCGTAGGTCCGACCGCCATAGGAAAATCACAGCTCGGTGTTGAAATCGCAAAGCGGTTCAACCTGGAGGTCATCAGTGGTGATTCGATGCAGGTGTACCAGGGGATGGATATCGGTACAGGAAAGATAACGGATGAAGAGATGGACGGGGTGCAGCACTACATGATAGACGTCATGCCACCGGACACCACATTTTCAGTGCATCAGTTCCAGAAGCATGTAGACGAAATCATAGATGAATTCCACGAGGACGGCCGCGTGCCGTTCATCGTGGGCGGCACCGGCCACTATATCCGGGCGCTGATCTATGGCTATGAGTTTGATGATGAGGACGACGAGGAGAAGCGGGCGCTGACGGAGCGGTTTGAAAGGATGGGGACGCCGATCCTCCACAACCGTCTCAAGTCCATTGATCCGAAGCTTGCCGAGGAGATCCATGCGAATAACCGCAAGCGTGTCATCCGTGCCTTGGTCAAGCATGAACTGAGCGACAGGATCAGCAACAGGATCGGCCCCGGCTACACAGATGAAATGAAATATGATACATTTATAGTAGGATTGACGCGTGACAGGAAGCTGATACACAGCAACATCGATGCACGCGTCGATAAAATGTTCGAGATGGGCCTCGAGGATGAAGTGAGGAATCTATACCAACACCGTTCATTGTCGAAAACAGCGGGTGCAGCAATCGGCTACAAGGAATTCCTCCCTTACTTCGAAGGGGAGGCATCCCTCAATGATGTGAAGGAATCCATCAAGCAGCATACCCGGCAGTACGCAAAGCGGCAGCTGACTTTCTTCAGAAACCAGCTTCCCGTCAAATGGTATGATCTTGATTCAGTGAACACAGATATAATATTTGAGGATATATATCAATTCCTACAGGCGAAGGAGAGAAAGAAAAATGACTAA